The following coding sequences lie in one Porphyromonas asaccharolytica DSM 20707 genomic window:
- a CDS encoding leucine-rich repeat domain-containing protein, producing MTKKALLLLLTLLTTSAMWAQSVPPMGTKCITLEVQPGKTFQFGLIARSDARQAWIELQEGEFTPLSIGDNPSVPTVFKYTSTAGRVKIYGSFHVFGCPANGAAITGVDATNFTPLEQLYCDNNALTSLSVKGCTKLRLLSCATNALTSLDLSGCAALEELSCFNNQLTSLALTSAVKLQKMNCAQNALTALDLSTCSKLQAVYAGENQIASIALPETNEISLLSAYQNKIQSLDLNKLPLLEDLDIYDNQLTALDCHLSPKLTSVDCSENKLTQLDLTSSRATLTTLSCSDNQITQLQIAGCTLLNSLNASNNQLSSITLTGFAALERLSIYANRLTALDVTDCTALVHLSADENSMDACSLNDLFRSLPTPQSQGNLSIVGNPGATTSTTTLAQQRNWQVDVQGDNTGCPSGDVEAPPAGTPVITLTTKPGSNITVTMRVYEPDSYVWIEATPGTFQKMLISSDYDNPSEFHIVCPGSTVRLHSNVADFSCSKNGEAITAIDASNNPELGTLYCHENAITSIKVTGCPYLVDLSCGKNQIKELDLTGLNYLQYLYCYENQIDRLDIAHCKLLQELECSANNIEQLDLSNLSKATLIMCHTNRIQQLDLSSCKKLEEFNCANNQIKELRLDACESLKGFACGSNLLTQLDVSKCAKLNRLFCSVNPNLTQITFAPHSALQQFSAMECGLTRLEIPESPNLTKVKLTQNPLQSLTLGSCNKLNYLAVDQCVIAPCDMNQLFEALPKVTTGEIRIAGNPEVATAKTDIATQKGWQVDVTGDGSGCPNSIVRIDEASYRITTAPHTIEVTTPQQAQVIVYDTTGDQVASFVTEPHRATTIRHLSDATYIVSIDGKAYKVLVR from the coding sequence ATGACAAAGAAAGCTCTCTTACTCCTACTCACTCTGCTCACCACATCTGCGATGTGGGCGCAGAGTGTTCCCCCGATGGGAACGAAATGCATCACGCTAGAGGTACAGCCTGGCAAGACGTTTCAGTTTGGTCTCATAGCGCGATCTGACGCACGACAAGCTTGGATAGAGCTACAAGAGGGAGAGTTTACGCCACTCTCTATCGGAGACAATCCCAGCGTGCCAACAGTCTTTAAGTACACCTCCACCGCCGGGCGGGTGAAGATCTATGGCTCCTTCCACGTCTTCGGCTGCCCTGCCAATGGAGCGGCCATCACAGGTGTAGACGCGACGAACTTCACACCCCTCGAGCAGCTCTACTGCGACAATAATGCGCTCACCTCCCTATCCGTCAAGGGGTGCACTAAGCTCCGTCTCCTGAGCTGCGCTACGAATGCACTCACGTCGCTCGACCTGTCGGGCTGTGCCGCCCTAGAGGAGCTATCCTGTTTCAATAATCAGCTTACCTCCTTAGCGCTCACGAGTGCTGTAAAGCTGCAGAAGATGAACTGCGCCCAAAACGCGCTCACTGCCCTAGACCTCTCCACCTGCTCCAAACTACAGGCGGTCTACGCTGGAGAAAACCAGATCGCATCTATCGCACTCCCTGAAACCAATGAGATAAGCCTCCTCTCTGCTTACCAAAACAAGATTCAGAGCTTAGACTTGAACAAGTTGCCTCTGCTAGAGGATCTAGACATTTATGATAATCAGTTGACCGCTCTAGACTGCCACTTATCTCCTAAGCTCACAAGTGTCGACTGCTCAGAAAACAAACTGACGCAGCTCGACCTCACATCGTCCCGAGCTACGCTCACCACGCTCTCTTGCTCCGACAATCAGATCACTCAACTACAGATAGCTGGCTGCACGCTCCTCAACAGTCTCAATGCGAGCAATAACCAGCTCTCCTCGATCACGCTCACAGGCTTCGCAGCTCTCGAGAGGCTCTCCATATACGCTAACCGGCTTACCGCACTAGATGTGACCGACTGCACAGCCCTCGTTCACCTATCTGCCGATGAAAACAGTATGGACGCCTGCAGTCTGAACGATCTCTTTCGCTCTCTCCCGACACCTCAGAGTCAGGGCAATCTATCGATCGTTGGCAATCCTGGTGCCACCACCTCTACCACCACACTAGCCCAGCAGAGAAACTGGCAGGTGGACGTACAGGGTGACAACACGGGCTGCCCCTCGGGAGATGTCGAGGCGCCCCCTGCGGGAACCCCAGTCATCACGCTAACCACCAAGCCTGGGAGCAACATTACGGTGACGATGCGTGTCTACGAGCCTGACTCCTACGTCTGGATAGAGGCTACTCCAGGCACCTTTCAGAAGATGCTCATCAGCTCCGACTACGACAATCCCTCAGAGTTTCACATAGTATGCCCAGGGAGTACCGTCCGGCTACATAGCAATGTCGCAGACTTTAGCTGTAGTAAGAACGGAGAGGCCATCACCGCCATCGACGCTTCAAACAATCCGGAGCTAGGCACGCTCTATTGCCACGAAAACGCTATCACCTCCATCAAGGTCACGGGTTGTCCCTACCTAGTAGACCTCAGCTGTGGTAAGAATCAGATCAAGGAGCTAGACCTCACCGGGCTCAACTACCTGCAGTATCTCTACTGCTACGAAAATCAGATCGACCGCCTAGACATTGCTCACTGCAAGCTCCTCCAAGAGCTCGAGTGTAGTGCCAACAACATCGAGCAGCTCGACCTCTCCAACCTGTCCAAGGCGACGCTCATCATGTGTCACACCAACCGCATTCAGCAGCTTGACCTGTCAAGCTGCAAGAAGCTCGAAGAGTTTAACTGTGCCAATAATCAGATCAAAGAACTCCGTCTCGATGCTTGCGAGAGCTTGAAGGGATTTGCTTGTGGATCCAATCTCTTGACCCAGCTAGATGTCTCCAAGTGTGCGAAGCTCAACCGACTCTTCTGCTCTGTCAATCCCAACCTCACGCAGATAACCTTCGCGCCACACTCGGCGCTACAGCAGTTCTCAGCGATGGAGTGCGGGCTCACCAGACTAGAGATCCCTGAGTCGCCCAACCTGACCAAAGTAAAGCTAACACAGAACCCGCTCCAGAGCCTGACGCTAGGTAGCTGCAACAAGCTAAACTACCTAGCGGTGGACCAGTGCGTCATAGCGCCCTGCGATATGAATCAGCTCTTCGAGGCACTGCCTAAGGTCACCACTGGAGAGATCCGCATCGCAGGCAATCCCGAGGTGGCAACCGCCAAGACCGACATAGCCACGCAAAAGGGTTGGCAGGTCGATGTCACAGGCGACGGCTCTGGCTGTCCCAACAGCATCGTGCGTATCGACGAGGCAAGCTACCGCATCACGACGGCTCCGCACACCATCGAGGTGACGACCCCGCAGCAGGCACAGGTGATCGTCTACGACACCACGGGCGATCAGGTCGCCAGCTTCGTTACCGAGCCACACCGAGCTACCACTATCCGCCACCTCTCCGATGCGACCTACATCGTATCGATAGACGGGAAGGCATACAAAGTCCTCGTCAGATAG
- a CDS encoding branched-chain amino acid aminotransferase yields MKNLDWSSLGFGYLKTDYNVRCYYRDGKWGELEVSSLETVTLHMGATCLHYGQEAFEGLKAYRGKDGKIRLFRVEENAKRMIRSAEGVVMAPVPEELFIKAVKKAVELNKDYVPPYESGASLYIRPLLLGLGEQVGVKPAPEYLFIVFVSPVGPYFKEGFKPTPMAIMRGYDRAAPLGTGTIKVGGNYAAGMVPTVLAHEKGYSACLFLDAKEKKYIDECGPANFFGIRDNTYITPESTSILPSITNKSLMQLAEDLGLKVERRHVPEEELATFEEAGACGTAAVISPILRVDDLDEHKTYQISKDGKPGPICQKLYNKLRGIQYGDEPDTHGWVTILD; encoded by the coding sequence ATGAAGAATTTGGACTGGTCATCATTGGGGTTTGGTTACCTCAAGACCGATTACAACGTACGCTGTTACTATCGTGATGGCAAGTGGGGTGAGCTAGAGGTCTCTTCACTGGAGACGGTCACGCTACACATGGGCGCTACCTGTCTGCACTACGGTCAGGAGGCTTTTGAGGGTCTGAAGGCTTACCGTGGCAAGGATGGTAAGATCCGCCTCTTCCGTGTCGAGGAGAATGCTAAGCGTATGATCCGCTCAGCTGAGGGTGTCGTCATGGCTCCCGTACCCGAAGAGCTCTTTATCAAGGCTGTCAAGAAGGCTGTCGAGCTCAACAAGGACTACGTACCTCCCTACGAGAGCGGTGCTTCACTCTACATCCGCCCACTCCTACTCGGACTAGGTGAGCAGGTAGGTGTCAAGCCAGCTCCTGAGTACCTCTTTATCGTCTTCGTATCTCCCGTAGGGCCTTACTTCAAGGAGGGCTTCAAGCCTACTCCTATGGCTATCATGCGTGGCTATGACCGTGCCGCTCCTCTGGGTACTGGTACGATCAAGGTCGGTGGTAACTATGCTGCTGGTATGGTACCTACCGTCCTAGCTCATGAGAAGGGCTACAGCGCTTGCCTCTTCCTCGATGCTAAGGAGAAGAAGTATATCGATGAGTGCGGTCCAGCTAACTTCTTCGGAATTAGAGACAACACTTACATCACACCTGAGTCTACCTCTATCCTACCCTCTATCACGAACAAGAGCTTGATGCAGCTCGCTGAGGACCTCGGTCTGAAGGTAGAGCGTCGTCATGTACCTGAGGAGGAGCTAGCTACCTTTGAGGAGGCTGGTGCTTGTGGTACGGCTGCTGTCATCAGCCCGATACTACGTGTCGATGACCTCGATGAGCACAAGACTTACCAGATCTCTAAGGATGGTAAGCCCGGTCCTATCTGCCAGAAGCTCTACAACAAGCTACGTGGCATCCAGTACGGCGACGAGCCTGATACACACGGCTGGGTCACCATACTAGACTAA
- the ltrA gene encoding group II intron reverse transcriptase/maturase: MKLIEQILAKNNVREALNRVVSNKGASGIDGMKVEELRDYMNANWTSIKQSILERRYKPAPVRRVEIPKPNGGVRKLGIPTVVDRTLQQSIVQVLTPIFEAEFQENSYGFRPGRSCEQAVQKLLEYLNEGAEWIVDIDLEKFFDNVPQDKLMSYVGRVIHDPDTESLIRKYLKSGVMENGLYEATELGTPQGGNLSPLLSNVMLNELDKEMVRRGLRYVRYADDCVIAVRSEASAKRVMHSVTQWIERVLGLKVNATKTHVCRPSKLKYLGFGFYKSPQTKQWTARPHEDSVAKFVRKLKKLCKRSWSISMTARITMLNRVIRGWINYFAIGAMKGKMVGIDEHLRTMLRKVIWKQWKTPRKRAWGLRKLGICNDLAKLTSCSGDRYEWVVRRTCVVRAISKDVLARRGLVSCLDYYAIRHSLKTN, translated from the coding sequence ATGAAACTAATCGAACAGATACTCGCCAAGAATAATGTACGCGAGGCACTCAATCGTGTTGTGAGCAACAAGGGCGCCTCGGGTATAGACGGTATGAAAGTCGAGGAGCTCCGCGACTATATGAACGCCAATTGGACGAGCATCAAGCAGTCGATCCTAGAGCGTAGGTACAAGCCAGCCCCCGTACGGAGGGTTGAGATACCTAAGCCCAACGGAGGCGTACGCAAGCTCGGTATCCCGACCGTTGTCGACCGAACCCTTCAACAATCGATTGTCCAAGTCCTGACTCCCATCTTCGAGGCAGAGTTTCAAGAGAACAGCTACGGCTTCCGCCCCGGCAGGAGCTGTGAGCAAGCCGTTCAGAAGCTTTTGGAATACCTCAACGAGGGAGCGGAGTGGATAGTTGACATAGACTTGGAGAAGTTCTTCGACAATGTTCCACAAGACAAACTGATGAGTTATGTGGGTCGTGTGATCCATGACCCAGACACCGAAAGTCTGATACGCAAGTATCTGAAGTCGGGCGTAATGGAGAATGGTCTTTACGAAGCCACAGAACTCGGCACGCCCCAAGGTGGCAATTTGTCCCCCTTGTTGAGCAATGTGATGCTCAACGAGCTAGATAAGGAAATGGTCAGACGGGGGCTGCGCTATGTTCGATACGCAGACGACTGCGTCATAGCAGTAAGAAGCGAAGCAAGTGCCAAACGAGTGATGCACTCTGTCACCCAATGGATAGAGCGTGTCCTCGGGCTTAAGGTCAATGCCACCAAAACGCACGTCTGCCGGCCGAGCAAACTTAAGTACCTCGGTTTTGGATTTTACAAATCCCCTCAGACCAAGCAGTGGACGGCAAGACCTCACGAGGACTCCGTAGCGAAGTTTGTCAGGAAGCTGAAGAAACTATGCAAACGCTCGTGGAGCATCTCCATGACTGCCCGTATCACAATGCTGAACAGAGTGATACGTGGATGGATAAACTACTTTGCCATTGGAGCTATGAAAGGCAAGATGGTAGGGATAGACGAACATCTGCGCACGATGCTACGTAAGGTGATATGGAAGCAATGGAAAACACCTCGAAAGCGAGCCTGGGGGCTACGCAAGCTTGGTATCTGCAACGACTTAGCCAAGCTCACCTCGTGCAGCGGAGACCGCTACGAATGGGTGGTGAGACGTACATGCGTGGTACGAGCAATATCGAAAGATGTGCTAGCCCGCAGAGGCCTCGTAAGCTGTTTGGACTACTATGCGATTAGACACTCTTTGAAAACGAATTAA
- a CDS encoding InlB B-repeat-containing protein: protein MKAKITYWLLLCLLPLQALLAQDALEYPIKLCVTPGSSSVTFKYNTLPGASVTIYWGDGSSETLADPKSRYAKAVTHTYAKPVAEGTKITIDGTSVTMLEEPWATEGQLNVLGFGQIASPVLERLDFAFACPMSGSTTPYHLDVSRCPQLKVLKVQNLRSITLPQDGTLEELSLSTRLGTPEMPSLQGTLDLTQQKHLQKLKLNTQLQLQAIDLTGLTQLSSLEVYNNPQLRRLVGVKGLATLRKANLMGNALTYDQLPLFTDELRESDVNYDQCPEITLDPIHVSPRTIDLSFQQTVQDAKGQSYTTTYPNVMIASEEGEAPNTPIFSDQYSVERGVFKLSESLFTRGGQQLDTLLVGIQTHNDYYPHYATAAETNQIVARVPRTASEQPTGQARVTFSMNEGGTLSVAIVNPWKELASGDLVERGTKVYIQSELEDGYQVDYYEINGERCHEAYQYLIEYIITDDVNIVAHYKKLPAEGYTITYDSEGGGIIEDAYYMNNMGTAVKIKSGDRIPAGTEITFVAKADKGHELDYWRTDGERALDEGSPFYYELYRDGHVTAVFRELTVPQYPFNFTYGPGGYLSVRLSSTQEIINSGTLVKEGETVYCVATPDPTLRVDKWIVNGEEMTDWRDELEVGVKVDKEINLEVTFCRGNALTTPTAETPRVYIANDRLIVEGYAADTEMSLYTAQGILIGTARCGEPYNSSTLPSGPYLVRIGDQLYRVLVD, encoded by the coding sequence ATGAAAGCAAAGATTACCTATTGGCTCCTACTCTGCCTACTACCACTCCAGGCGCTACTGGCTCAGGACGCTCTAGAGTATCCTATCAAGCTATGTGTGACTCCAGGGAGTAGCTCCGTGACCTTTAAGTACAACACGCTACCTGGCGCCTCGGTCACCATCTACTGGGGAGACGGGTCGAGCGAGACGCTAGCTGACCCCAAGAGTCGCTATGCTAAGGCTGTCACCCACACCTATGCTAAGCCTGTGGCGGAGGGGACTAAGATAACTATCGATGGTACCTCTGTGACGATGCTCGAGGAGCCGTGGGCTACGGAGGGACAGCTCAATGTCTTAGGTTTTGGCCAGATAGCCTCACCCGTCCTAGAGCGACTAGACTTTGCTTTCGCCTGTCCCATGTCGGGCTCTACGACGCCCTACCACCTAGATGTCTCTCGCTGTCCGCAGCTTAAGGTACTTAAGGTGCAAAACTTGCGGAGCATCACCCTACCGCAAGACGGCACACTCGAGGAGCTTTCGCTCTCGACACGTCTCGGCACCCCTGAGATGCCTTCACTGCAAGGCACCCTCGACCTGACGCAACAGAAGCATCTGCAGAAGCTCAAGCTCAATACGCAGCTACAGTTACAAGCGATAGATCTCACGGGCTTGACACAGCTTAGCTCTCTAGAGGTGTACAACAATCCGCAGCTACGTCGTCTGGTAGGCGTCAAGGGACTCGCCACACTTCGGAAGGCTAACCTTATGGGCAATGCTCTCACCTATGATCAACTGCCGCTCTTTACCGATGAGCTGCGAGAGTCTGATGTCAACTATGACCAGTGCCCCGAGATAACTCTTGACCCTATCCATGTATCGCCTCGGACGATAGATCTCTCCTTCCAGCAGACAGTACAAGATGCCAAGGGACAGAGCTACACCACGACCTATCCCAACGTGATGATCGCCTCTGAGGAGGGAGAGGCACCCAATACACCGATCTTCTCAGATCAATACAGTGTAGAGAGGGGTGTCTTCAAGCTATCCGAGTCGCTCTTTACACGAGGAGGGCAGCAACTAGACACGTTACTGGTAGGCATTCAGACGCACAATGACTACTACCCACACTATGCAACGGCGGCCGAGACGAATCAAATCGTGGCTCGTGTGCCACGCACTGCTAGCGAGCAACCTACGGGACAGGCGCGGGTCACTTTCTCTATGAATGAGGGAGGGACTCTGAGTGTCGCCATCGTCAATCCCTGGAAAGAGCTTGCCTCGGGCGATCTCGTGGAGCGTGGCACCAAGGTGTACATACAGTCTGAGCTAGAGGATGGCTATCAGGTAGACTACTATGAGATCAATGGCGAGCGCTGTCACGAGGCTTACCAATATCTCATTGAGTACATTATCACAGACGATGTAAATATCGTCGCTCACTATAAGAAGCTCCCCGCAGAGGGCTACACGATCACTTACGATAGTGAGGGTGGTGGCATCATCGAGGATGCTTACTATATGAATAATATGGGCACAGCGGTAAAGATTAAGTCGGGCGACCGTATCCCTGCAGGCACAGAGATCACCTTCGTGGCTAAAGCGGACAAGGGACATGAGCTAGACTACTGGAGGACCGACGGCGAGCGAGCACTAGACGAGGGGAGTCCTTTCTACTACGAGCTCTATCGTGATGGTCATGTGACCGCTGTCTTTAGGGAGCTTACGGTGCCACAGTATCCGTTTAACTTCACCTATGGTCCTGGAGGCTACCTCTCCGTACGACTCAGCAGTACACAAGAGATCATAAACTCAGGGACACTGGTCAAGGAGGGCGAGACGGTGTACTGTGTCGCCACGCCAGACCCGACGCTACGGGTGGACAAGTGGATCGTCAACGGCGAGGAGATGACCGACTGGCGAGACGAACTAGAGGTCGGTGTCAAGGTCGATAAGGAGATCAATCTGGAGGTAACCTTCTGCCGGGGCAATGCACTCACCACACCGACGGCAGAGACTCCGCGTGTCTATATTGCCAACGATCGACTCATCGTCGAGGGCTATGCAGCAGATACGGAGATGTCTCTCTACACAGCTCAGGGCATACTGATCGGCACCGCACGATGCGGTGAGCCATACAACAGCTCGACACTACCGTCAGGACCCTACCTCGTTCGCATAGGCGACCAGCTATACCGCGTCCTAGTCGACTAG
- a CDS encoding hemerythrin domain-containing protein produces the protein MNPPTLLNHPFDAHTSLSKLILTHYDLLMVITRFGIPLGFGDKSVDEVCRANGVDTNTLLAVVNMLTTQSDTISEELLQEISAESLIAYLQRSHHYFLDYKLPNLRGDLFTAVEEGSPEVAALIHRFYDAYVEEVHKHMGYEDEVLFPYVHRLLKGDCDKGYSIDEFESRHDHIEMKITDLKNILIKYYQSMGDYALTNVLHELFTTESDLMWHNHIEDCLFVPIIKQIEETLQASNRHA, from the coding sequence ATGAATCCCCCTACCCTCCTCAATCATCCCTTCGACGCTCACACCTCTCTGAGTAAGTTGATCTTGACGCATTATGACTTACTCATGGTGATCACTCGCTTTGGCATCCCTCTAGGCTTCGGAGACAAGAGCGTCGATGAGGTGTGCCGGGCTAATGGTGTCGATACGAATACGCTCCTCGCTGTCGTCAATATGCTGACGACTCAGTCCGACACGATCTCAGAGGAGCTGCTACAAGAGATCTCGGCTGAGTCGCTCATAGCTTATCTGCAGCGATCGCATCACTACTTCCTGGACTATAAGCTTCCAAATCTGCGAGGCGATCTTTTTACCGCTGTCGAGGAGGGTTCGCCAGAGGTGGCTGCCCTGATCCACCGCTTCTACGATGCTTATGTCGAGGAGGTACACAAGCACATGGGATACGAGGACGAGGTGCTCTTCCCCTACGTCCATCGTCTGCTAAAGGGAGATTGCGACAAGGGCTACTCGATCGACGAGTTTGAGAGTAGACACGACCATATAGAGATGAAGATCACCGATCTCAAGAATATCTTAATCAAGTACTACCAGTCGATGGGAGACTATGCGCTGACAAATGTCCTGCACGAGCTTTTTACCACCGAGAGTGACCTGATGTGGCACAATCATATAGAGGACTGTCTCTTCGTACCGATCATCAAGCAGATCGAGGAGACGCTCCAAGCTAGCAACAGACACGCATAA
- a CDS encoding response regulator transcription factor has translation MQHTILIIEPHKLLAYGLQLALRRGFPDSSVQLCVDLLDLDALRQHITFIAPDIIIANPLLTGVQYNPDLLPAGKEPILVAINHNLLPEDLYKGYSFVCLPTIEPQSLIQLIQEAEQPDTESLESEEAKQTPLSQRECEVVTWVARGLTNKEIADVLHLSPHTVVTHRRNIAAKLDIHSPSGLTIYALMNNLISMDEAKGI, from the coding sequence ATGCAACACACGATACTTATCATCGAGCCCCACAAGCTCCTCGCTTATGGCTTGCAGCTAGCGCTGCGTAGAGGCTTCCCCGACTCTTCCGTACAGCTATGTGTGGATCTACTCGATCTAGATGCCCTGAGACAGCATATTACATTCATCGCTCCTGACATAATCATCGCAAACCCGCTCCTGACGGGTGTACAGTACAATCCAGATCTACTACCCGCCGGCAAGGAGCCTATACTCGTTGCGATCAATCACAATCTACTCCCAGAGGATCTTTACAAAGGCTACAGCTTCGTCTGCTTACCAACGATCGAGCCACAGAGCTTGATACAGTTAATACAAGAAGCAGAGCAACCTGATACGGAGTCTCTAGAGAGCGAGGAGGCAAAGCAGACGCCCCTCTCGCAGCGAGAGTGTGAGGTGGTTACGTGGGTAGCACGAGGCTTGACCAATAAGGAAATAGCCGATGTCCTGCACCTCTCACCGCACACGGTCGTGACGCACCGGCGCAACATAGCCGCCAAGCTAGACATACACTCGCCTAGTGGTCTGACGATCTACGCCCTGATGAACAATCTGATCTCTATGGATGAGGCTAAGGGGATCTAA
- a CDS encoding metallophosphoesterase family protein — translation MKAHQRIGILSDTHGYIDDQICKALAACDLIFHAGDIGAPQVLERLQSIAPTLAVYGNIDDAALHAQLPEVVHTEVAGVELVMTHIGGYPGHYERVFAPYLTPWREHPMITISGHSHILKVMPDKSRPGLLHINPGAVGRSGWHQSRTLIRLQITSGRPHDLEVVEWPR, via the coding sequence ATGAAAGCTCATCAGCGTATCGGCATCCTGAGCGATACGCACGGATATATCGATGATCAGATCTGTAAGGCGCTTGCCGCGTGTGATCTGATCTTTCATGCAGGAGACATCGGCGCTCCGCAGGTGCTAGAGCGGCTGCAGTCCATAGCCCCCACGCTAGCTGTCTATGGCAATATCGACGACGCTGCGCTACATGCACAGCTTCCAGAGGTGGTTCATACAGAGGTGGCGGGTGTGGAGCTGGTTATGACACATATAGGAGGTTATCCAGGGCACTATGAGCGTGTCTTTGCGCCTTATCTCACACCGTGGCGTGAGCATCCGATGATTACCATCTCGGGGCATAGTCATATCCTCAAGGTGATGCCCGACAAGTCCCGTCCGGGATTGCTCCATATCAACCCTGGAGCGGTGGGGCGCAGTGGGTGGCATCAGAGTCGCACCCTTATACGTTTGCAGATTACCTCAGGGCGACCACACGATCTAGAAGTGGTCGAGTGGCCTCGCTGA
- a CDS encoding DEAD/DEAH box helicase codes for MDFYELDLEDEVLDGLDAMNFVETSPIQSETIPPLLEGRDVIGCAQTGSGKTAAYLLPFLNKVARQELPKEHLGAVVMAPTRELAKQIDQEVEGFGYYVSVSTLAIYGGTDGIAWEQQRRGMALGADIVIATPGRLLSMLRLGACDLSHVQYFVLDEADRMLDMGFYEDIMEIYKALPEDCQHVMFSATMPKEILKLSESILVDPVLVELAVAKPPKSIMQTAYICYDAQKLPIIRSLFTNPESEVSRTIIFAGTKATVHALAQTLSRDGLPVAEMHSDLSQERREEVLRDFRMGRIKVLVATDIVARGIDIDDIAVVINYEVPRDFEDYVHRIGRTARGADGKGLAITLVSPSDQQDFARLEHFLEQEIYRIPLDPSLGEAPAYAPNERANSRGAARGKGNGRSRSQGKGNGRGNAQGKGRSSQRKGRSGGRKGSKQ; via the coding sequence ATGGACTTTTACGAACTAGATCTAGAGGATGAGGTCCTCGACGGACTGGATGCGATGAACTTTGTGGAGACCTCTCCAATCCAATCGGAGACGATCCCCCCACTTCTAGAGGGGCGAGACGTCATCGGTTGTGCGCAGACTGGCTCGGGCAAGACGGCAGCTTATCTGCTCCCCTTCCTCAATAAAGTAGCACGTCAAGAGCTACCCAAGGAGCACCTTGGAGCCGTCGTCATGGCGCCCACACGAGAGCTCGCCAAGCAGATCGATCAGGAGGTCGAGGGCTTTGGCTATTACGTATCGGTCTCCACGCTCGCTATCTACGGAGGCACTGACGGCATCGCGTGGGAGCAGCAAAGACGAGGCATGGCGCTTGGGGCGGACATCGTCATCGCTACACCAGGGCGACTGCTCTCGATGCTACGTCTCGGGGCGTGTGATCTGTCGCATGTGCAGTACTTCGTATTAGACGAGGCGGATCGCATGCTTGATATGGGCTTTTACGAGGACATTATGGAGATCTACAAAGCACTGCCTGAGGATTGCCAGCATGTGATGTTCTCTGCTACGATGCCTAAAGAGATCCTCAAGCTCTCAGAGAGCATATTGGTCGACCCCGTCCTTGTCGAGCTAGCTGTGGCAAAGCCTCCTAAGTCGATCATGCAGACCGCATACATCTGCTATGATGCGCAGAAGCTCCCGATCATCCGATCCCTCTTTACGAATCCTGAGTCTGAGGTGTCACGCACCATCATCTTTGCGGGAACCAAGGCGACTGTCCACGCACTTGCTCAGACACTCTCTAGAGATGGACTACCCGTTGCCGAGATGCACTCGGATCTGTCTCAGGAGCGCCGTGAGGAGGTCTTGAGAGACTTCCGCATGGGACGCATCAAAGTACTTGTAGCCACTGATATCGTGGCGCGTGGTATCGACATTGACGATATTGCGGTAGTGATCAACTATGAGGTGCCTCGCGACTTTGAAGACTACGTTCACCGCATCGGGCGTACAGCACGTGGTGCCGATGGCAAGGGCTTGGCGATCACACTCGTCTCGCCCAGTGATCAGCAGGACTTCGCACGCTTGGAGCACTTCCTCGAGCAGGAGATCTATCGTATCCCGCTCGACCCTTCACTAGGCGAAGCTCCCGCCTATGCCCCTAATGAGCGTGCTAATAGTCGTGGCGCCGCCAGAGGCAAAGGCAACGGACGTAGCAGATCGCAAGGCAAAGGCAACGGACGAGGTAACGCCCAAGGCAAAGGTCGCTCTTCACAGCGCAAGGGTCGCTCTGGCGGTCGCAAGGGTAGCAAGCAGTAG